The Lactuca sativa cultivar Salinas chromosome 2, Lsat_Salinas_v11, whole genome shotgun sequence genome includes a window with the following:
- the LOC111898571 gene encoding beta-amyrin 28-monooxygenase — protein sequence MQKQIMIQILAPILLLLFIVSYVLLTGYWNRKSGSSKINLPPGSFGWPFIGETLSLIRAGLKGTPERFVQNRIEKHGSPLVFKTSLLGHSIAVLCGPAGNKFLFGNENKLVALWWPSSVTEIFGRCLITVRGDEAKWMRKMLLSYLGPDAFATHYATTMDIVTRRHIQVHWQGREEVNVYKTVKLFAFELACRLFMSLEDPNYIAKLGSLFNVFLKGVGGLPLDFPGTRFYKSKKLADAIRTELKGVIKERRVALEEGKASSSQDFLSHLLTSCDENGRFLTEMEMANNILLLLFTGHDTTTISISLIIKSLGEYPDVYEKVLREQLEISKGKEAGEMLTWEDVQKMRYTWNVVSEVMRINPPVVGSFREAMVDFEYAGYTIPKGWKLYWSAVTTHRDEANFQDVTHFDPSRFEGVGPIPFTYVPFGGGPRMCVGKEFARLEILVFLHNIVTNFKWDLLVPNEKIIYDAMATPIKGLPIRLHPHQA from the exons ATGCAAAAACAAATCATGATTCAAATTCTAGCACCGATTCTCCTCCTCCTCTTCATTGTTTCATACGTTTTATTGACTGGTTACTGGAACCGAAAATCTGGAAGCAGCAAAATCAATCTTCCGCCTGGGAGTTTCGGATGGCCATTTATCGGAGAAACTCTATCGCTGATTCGTGCAGGTTTGAAAGGAACTCCGGAGAGATTCGTTCAAAACCGGATCGAGAAACACGGCAGTCCTTTAGTGTTCAAGACGTCGTTGCTTGGCCACAGTATCGCGGTGCTGTGTGGTCCTGCCGGCAACAAATTCCTGTTTGGAAACGAGAATAAGCTGGTGGCGTTGTGGTGGCCGTCGTCGGTGACGGAGATTTTCGGCAGATGCTTGATTACAGTCCGTGGTGATGAAGCAAAGTGGATGAGGAAGATGCTGTTATCGTATCTAGGTCCTGATGCTTTCGCCACTCACTATGCTACCACCATGGACATCGTCACCCGTCGCCATATCCAAGTTCACTGGCAAG GTAGGGAGGAGGTGAACGTATACAAAACTGTTAAGTTATTCGCTTTTGAGCTCGCATGTCGTTTATTTATGAGCCTTGAAGACCCAAACTATATTGCAAAACTCGGTTCCCTGTTTAATGTTTTCTTGAAAGGTGTCGGTGGTTTACCACTGGACTTCCCAGGGACACGATTTTATAAGTCGAAGAAGTTAGCAGACGCTATTAGGACAGAACTAAAGGGGGTTATCAAAGAGAGAAGGGTGGCATTGGAAGAAGGAAAGGCATCGTCTTCACAAGATTTCCTGTCACATCTGCTTACATCTTGTGATGAAAATGGTAGGTTTTTAACTGAGATGGAGATGGCAAACAACATCTTGTTACTACTATTTACTGGTCATGACACCACCACTATATCTAtctcgttaatcatcaagagtcTTGGCGAATACCCTGATGTTTATGAAAAGGTGTTGAGAG AGCAATTGGAGATATCAAAGGGAAAAGAAGCAGGTGAAATGCTCACAtgggaggatgtacagaagatgAGATACACTTGGAATGTTGTATCTGAAGTCATGAGAATAAATCCACCAGTGGTTGGATCCTTTAGAGAGGCCATGGTGGATTTTGAATACGCAGGTTATACCATTCCTAAAGGATGGAAG CTATATTGGAGTGCTGTAACGACACATAGAGATGAAGCAAACTTTCAAGACGTGACACATTTTGATCCATCAAGGTTCGAGGGTGTAGGACCAATTCCATTCACATATGTTCCATTCGGAGGGGGACCTAGGATGTGTGTAGGGAAAGAATTTGCACGACTAGAAATACTTGTGTTCCTTCACAATATCGTCACTAATTTCAAATGGGACTTGTTAGTGCCCAATGAGAAAATTATATACGATGCCATGGCTACACCCATAAAGGGACTTCCTATTCGTCTCCATCCTCATCAAGCTTGA